Proteins from a single region of Elusimicrobiota bacterium:
- the coaE gene encoding dephospho-CoA kinase (Dephospho-CoA kinase (CoaE) performs the final step in coenzyme A biosynthesis.), translated as MKNEKFKIIGLTGGIASGKTAVLNEFKKLGIKTISCDKITQQVYKWTNVQIRIKKLFRTLNRKKIAKIVFSDSVKRKQLEKILHPAIIKELNHLITQSLNHLIVVDVPLLFEAHLERMFNKIIVVYCKKNQQIERLMKRDKITRTEAVKRITSQMPLSKKIKSAEFVIKNTGHQKKIKSAVKKLLDKIKLRITNHECHHEFSRIKSVQLFVSCS; from the coding sequence ATGAAAAATGAAAAATTCAAAATTATTGGGCTTACTGGTGGGATTGCGTCTGGTAAAACAGCGGTATTAAACGAGTTCAAAAAACTCGGGATTAAAACAATCTCGTGCGATAAAATAACACAACAGGTTTATAAATGGACAAATGTCCAGATAAGAATTAAGAAACTTTTCAGAACACTTAATAGAAAAAAAATTGCAAAAATTGTTTTTTCAGATTCTGTAAAACGAAAACAACTTGAAAAGATTCTTCATCCTGCAATTATTAAAGAACTTAATCACTTAATCACTCAATCACTTAATCACTTGATTGTTGTTGATGTGCCACTTTTGTTTGAAGCGCATCTTGAAAGAATGTTCAATAAAATTATTGTCGTTTATTGTAAAAAAAATCAGCAAATTGAACGATTGATGAAACGGGATAAAATCACAAGAACTGAAGCAGTAAAAAGAATAACTTCGCAAATGCCACTTTCTAAAAAAATAAAATCTGCCGAGTTTGTTATCAAAAATACAGGACATCAGAAAAAAATAAAATCAGCAGTCAAGAAACTACTTGACAAAATAAAATTACGAATAACTAATCACGAATGTCATCACGAATTTTCACGAATAAAATCAGTACAGTTATTCGTGTCTTGTTCGTGA
- the polA gene encoding DNA polymerase I, with amino-acid sequence MTLYLVDGNSYIHRAYHAIRNLTTSKGELVNAVYGFTRMLLKILKQYKPDYIAVCLDYPAPTFRHKEFSEYKMHRKKTTDELKNQFPYIKQIMSALNLTVYEKEGYEADDLIATISSKAKKQPLIETVIVTGDKDALQLVDEKVKVLNEPKDILYDRDEVIKKLGVAPERVVDFLALSGDTADNIPGVPGIGEKTAAKIIQQFGSIENILKNYMLINGKVKDLIARHFNSAILSKKLVTLVNDIPIEIDFEQLKPNAPDNKKFIDILRRLEFFSLIPEMGTEEKGGIETAGNYKIVSAENDLKKLVEYIKTKNEFAFLVSNAGWCLSCQKNTGFYIPLSHQTLSSTTQFHLLPVEMVVRYLTPLFENNNIVKITHSIKSQLSFLYKYGILFNSFGNVFDTEIASYLLNPSRKNHSLVEIGIEYLGTKLDDFNGNPENIEVQEAKDIFGKKTNLILQCSQMLTSELSDKKLLPLFQNIEMPLTEILYKMEKTGIKLDDKYLRSLAHEFSEQLQQLEKMIFSMAGEEFNINSPKQLAYILFDKLGLQPVKKTKTGFSTDEEVLSILAQTAELPKLLLNYREISKLKSTFIDALLEKINPQTKRLHTSFNQTITSTGRLSSSEPNLQNIPVKTELGKKIRRGFVAETGYILASLDYSQIDLRVLAHITKDKMLCEAFQKGGDIHISTASEVFGLKKEEITAEMRNRAKGINFGIVYGQQAWGLSQQLGITTEEAQKYIDQYFGKYSGVKNWITETIKNARETGFVTTLLGRIRYLPEINSQNQQMRAFAERTAINTPIQGTAADIIKVAMININKRCKMQDVRCRMLVQVHDELLFEIKDNEINTFIPMIKTEMEHSLKLDIPVVVDVKIGKNWADLEIIKNEK; translated from the coding sequence AGTTGGTAAATGCTGTGTATGGTTTTACCAGAATGCTATTAAAAATTTTAAAACAGTATAAACCCGATTATATCGCGGTCTGCTTGGATTATCCTGCACCTACCTTCCGACATAAAGAGTTTTCAGAATATAAAATGCACCGAAAAAAAACAACAGATGAACTAAAAAACCAGTTCCCGTATATAAAACAAATTATGTCTGCACTAAACCTGACAGTCTACGAAAAGGAAGGTTACGAGGCAGATGATTTGATAGCAACTATATCTTCTAAAGCAAAAAAACAGCCACTTATTGAAACAGTGATTGTTACAGGCGATAAGGATGCATTGCAACTTGTGGATGAAAAAGTTAAAGTCCTGAATGAACCTAAAGATATTTTGTATGATAGAGACGAGGTTATCAAAAAATTGGGAGTTGCACCTGAAAGAGTAGTTGATTTTTTAGCGCTGTCAGGTGATACAGCTGATAATATACCCGGTGTGCCCGGTATCGGCGAAAAAACTGCTGCCAAAATTATCCAGCAATTCGGTAGTATAGAAAATATCTTGAAAAATTATATGCTAATTAACGGGAAAGTTAAAGACCTGATTGCTCGGCATTTTAATTCAGCAATCCTGTCAAAAAAATTGGTAACACTTGTAAACGATATACCGATAGAAATTGATTTTGAGCAGTTAAAGCCTAATGCACCTGATAATAAAAAATTTATAGATATCTTGCGACGGCTGGAATTCTTTTCATTGATACCGGAAATGGGGACGGAGGAAAAGGGGGGAATAGAGACAGCGGGAAACTATAAAATAGTGTCGGCTGAAAACGATTTAAAAAAACTTGTAGAATATATAAAAACAAAAAATGAATTCGCATTCCTTGTCTCTAATGCTGGCTGGTGTCTGTCCTGTCAAAAAAATACAGGATTCTATATCCCACTCAGTCATCAAACATTGAGTTCTACAACGCAATTCCACCTATTACCTGTTGAAATGGTTGTCAGGTATCTCACACCATTGTTTGAAAATAATAATATCGTTAAAATTACGCATAGTATAAAATCACAATTGTCTTTTTTGTATAAATACGGTATCTTGTTCAACTCGTTCGGAAATGTTTTTGATACTGAAATCGCGTCCTACCTGCTGAACCCATCTCGGAAAAATCATTCATTAGTAGAGATTGGAATTGAATATCTTGGAACTAAACTGGATGATTTTAATGGTAATCCTGAAAATATAGAGGTCCAGGAAGCAAAAGATATTTTTGGCAAAAAGACAAACTTAATTTTACAATGTTCGCAAATGCTTACATCTGAACTTTCAGACAAAAAATTGTTGCCGCTTTTTCAGAATATTGAAATGCCATTAACCGAAATTCTGTATAAAATGGAAAAAACAGGTATTAAACTGGACGATAAATACCTGAGAAGTTTAGCACACGAATTTTCAGAACAACTTCAGCAACTGGAAAAAATGATATTCTCTATGGCTGGTGAAGAGTTTAATATAAACTCACCAAAACAACTTGCATATATCCTGTTTGATAAACTCGGGCTTCAGCCTGTAAAAAAAACAAAAACAGGCTTCTCTACCGACGAAGAGGTTCTTTCAATACTCGCCCAAACCGCAGAACTGCCTAAATTGTTGTTAAATTATCGCGAAATATCAAAATTAAAATCAACCTTTATAGACGCATTGTTAGAAAAAATCAATCCACAAACAAAACGACTCCATACATCGTTTAACCAGACAATTACATCAACAGGTCGGCTATCATCATCAGAACCGAATCTGCAAAATATACCTGTTAAAACGGAATTAGGCAAAAAAATTAGACGCGGCTTCGTTGCAGAAACAGGCTATATTCTGGCATCGTTGGATTATTCTCAAATTGACCTGCGAGTGCTCGCACATATCACAAAAGATAAAATGCTCTGTGAAGCATTCCAGAAAGGCGGAGATATACACATATCAACCGCATCAGAGGTCTTCGGATTAAAAAAAGAAGAAATTACTGCTGAGATGCGAAACCGAGCAAAAGGTATAAATTTCGGTATCGTCTACGGACAACAGGCATGGGGACTTTCACAACAATTAGGAATTACAACTGAAGAAGCACAAAAATATATTGACCAGTATTTTGGAAAATATAGCGGTGTAAAAAACTGGATAACCGAAACAATAAAAAATGCGAGAGAAACAGGTTTTGTAACAACACTGTTAGGTAGAATCAGATACCTGCCTGAAATAAATAGCCAAAACCAGCAGATGCGTGCATTCGCAGAACGAACAGCAATCAATACGCCGATTCAAGGCACAGCCGCTGATATTATAAAAGTCGCAATGATAAACATAAATAAAAGATGCAAGATGCAAGATGTAAGATGCAGGATGTTGGTTCAGGTTCATGACGAACTTTTGTTTGAAATTAAGGATAATGAAATCAATACATTCATTCCAATGATAAAAACCGAAATGGAACATTCTCTTAAACTTGATATTCCTGTAGTTGTAGATGTAAAAATTGGCAAAAATTGGGCTGATTTAGAGATAATTAAAAATGAAAAATGA
- the rho gene encoding transcription termination factor Rho: protein MEQTTKTDISALSKKSMAELTTLAKDLKLDDIAGLKKQELVFKILQAQSTQNGLMFDEGVLEVLPDGFGFLRSPNSNYLPGPEDIYISPSQIKKFALRKGDTVSGEVRPPKENERFLALLKVQAVNNEDPEKIRERVLFDNLTPLYPEQKINLETRKDEITTRLMDLLTPIGKGQRGLIVSPPRAGKTMILQKIANAITTNHPEIHLLVLLIDERPEEVTDMHRSVKAEVISSTFDEPQDRHIQVAEMVLEKAKRLVEHKKNVVILLDSITRLARAYNAAQPSSGRVLSGGLDSNALQRPKRFFGAARNIEEGGSLTIIATALVDTGSKMDDVIFEEFKGTGNMEIHLDRKLADRRIFPAIDINKSGTRKEELLLLPEVLTKIWILRKVLTPMSSVEVMELLIEKISATKSNKDFLKSMEFSQ from the coding sequence ATGGAACAGACCACCAAAACGGATATTTCTGCACTATCAAAAAAAAGTATGGCAGAACTGACGACACTGGCAAAGGATTTGAAACTTGACGATATTGCTGGGTTAAAAAAACAGGAGTTGGTCTTCAAGATTTTGCAGGCACAGAGTACTCAAAACGGGCTTATGTTTGATGAAGGTGTCTTGGAAGTTTTACCGGACGGATTCGGATTCCTTCGGTCACCAAACTCAAATTATCTGCCCGGGCCTGAAGACATCTATATTTCACCATCACAAATCAAAAAATTTGCACTCAGAAAAGGTGATACCGTATCAGGTGAAGTAAGACCGCCTAAAGAAAACGAACGATTCCTGGCACTCTTGAAGGTTCAGGCAGTTAATAACGAAGATCCGGAAAAAATTAGAGAACGCGTGTTGTTTGATAATCTAACACCGCTTTATCCGGAACAAAAAATCAATCTTGAAACAAGAAAAGATGAAATTACAACTCGGTTGATGGATTTGCTAACACCTATCGGGAAAGGACAACGTGGACTGATTGTTTCGCCGCCTCGTGCAGGAAAAACAATGATACTTCAGAAAATCGCTAACGCAATAACTACTAATCATCCTGAAATACACCTGCTCGTCCTGCTGATTGATGAACGTCCGGAAGAGGTAACCGATATGCATCGTTCTGTAAAAGCAGAGGTGATTTCATCCACTTTTGATGAGCCACAGGATAGACATATACAGGTTGCAGAAATGGTTCTGGAAAAAGCAAAACGGCTCGTAGAACATAAAAAAAATGTCGTAATTCTGCTTGATTCTATTACGCGGCTCGCAAGAGCGTATAATGCTGCTCAGCCATCATCAGGTAGAGTGCTTTCAGGCGGTTTGGATTCTAATGCGCTACAACGACCTAAAAGATTTTTTGGTGCTGCCAGAAATATAGAGGAAGGTGGCTCTTTAACAATTATAGCAACCGCATTGGTTGATACCGGCAGCAAAATGGATGATGTTATCTTTGAAGAATTTAAAGGTACCGGAAATATGGAAATACATCTTGATAGAAAACTCGCTGATAGACGAATCTTTCCAGCAATAGATATAAACAAATCCGGAACCAGAAAGGAAGAACTTTTACTACTACCAGAAGTGCTAACTAAAATCTGGATTTTA